A region from the Engraulis encrasicolus isolate BLACKSEA-1 chromosome 18, IST_EnEncr_1.0, whole genome shotgun sequence genome encodes:
- the slc30a2 gene encoding zinc transporter 2 yields MDAPVKSEKSHLINEKNAKMYSLKLQSELADSKEGDPSMPLENGDVTAGAIELRRPVRAHCHGHKASATESGERTLAQKKLYIASIVCLLFMIGEVIGGYLAHSLAIMTDAAHLLTDFGSMMVSLFSLWVSSRPPTKTMNFGWHRSEILGALVSVLSIWMVTAVLVYLAIDRIVRNDYEIEGHVMLLTSGCAVIVNIIMAYILHHSTTFHAHGAGYHKIDENGVALSPVGHHGHSHGLLGGHGSTSVRAAFIHVLGDLLQSIGVMVAAIIIYFRPEYKVADPICTFLFSVFVLATTITIMRDVFQILMEGAPKGIEFNSVKEVLLSLKSVKAMHSLRLWALTLGQTLVSVHIAIEENADSQTVLKEATELLQTKFGFYSTTIQVEPYCDDMIHCTQCQDPMD; encoded by the exons TGAGCTTGCGGACTCCAAAGAGGGCGATCCCAGCATGCCCCTGGAGAACGGTGACGTGACGGCGGGGGCCATCGAGCTGAGGCGGCCCGTGCGTGCCCACTGCCACGGCCACAAGGCCTCCGCCACCGAGAGCGGGGAGAGGACGCTCGCCCAGAAGAAGCTCTACATTGCCTCCATCGTCTGCCTCCTCTTCATGATCGGAGAGGTGATAG GGGGCTACCTGGCGCACAGCCTGGCCATCATGACGGACGCGGCCCACCTCCTGACCGACTTCGGCAGCATGATGGTCAGCCTCTTCTCCCTCTGGGTCTCCTCCAGGCCTCCCACAAAGACCATGAACTTCGGCTGGCATCGCTCAG AGATCCTGGGTGCCCTGGTGTCGGTGCTCTCTATCTGGATGGTCACAGCAGTGCTGGTGTACCTGGCCATCGACCGCATCGTCAGGAACGACTACGAGATCGAGGGCCACGTCATGCTCCTCACATCTGGGTGTGCCGTCATAGTCAACATCAT AATGGCCTACATCCTGCACCACTCCACCACCTTCCACGCACACGGCGCGGGCTACCACAAGATCGACGAGAACGGCGTGGCGCTGAGCCCCGTGGGCCACCATGGCCACTCCCACGGCCTGCTGGGTGGCCACGGCAGCACCAGCGTGCGCGCCGCCTTCATCCACGTGCTGGGGGACCTGCTGCAGAGCATCGGGGTCATGGTGGCCGCCATCATCATCTACTTCCGG CCTGAATACAAAGTAGCGGATCCCATCTGCACCTTCCTCTTCTCCGTGTTTGTGCTGGCCACTACCATCACCATAATGAGGGATGTCTTTCAGATCCTCATGGAAG GGGCTCCCAAAGGCATCGAGTTCAACTCTGTGAAGGAGGTTCTGCTCTCTCTGAAGTCTGTGAAGGCAATGCACAGCCTGCGCCTCTGGGCTCTCACTTTAGGCCAAACCCTGGTCTCTGTACACATCGCCATAG AGGAGAATGCGGACTCGCAGACAGTTCTGAAGGAGGCGACGGAGCTGCTGCAGACCAAGTTCGGGTTCTACAGCACCACCATTCAGGTGGAGCCCTACTGCGACGACATGATCCACTGTACCCAGTGCCAGGACCCCATGGACTAG